A stretch of Comamonadaceae bacterium M7527 DNA encodes these proteins:
- the rplU gene encoding 50S ribosomal protein L21, producing the protein MYAVIKTGGKQYRVAAGEKIKVEQIAAEVGQEIVLDQVLAVGNGSDIKIGAPLVAGAVVTATVVSHGRGDKVRIFKMRRRKHYQKRQGHRQNYTELAIGSINA; encoded by the coding sequence ATGTACGCGGTCATAAAAACCGGTGGCAAACAGTATCGTGTTGCTGCCGGTGAAAAAATTAAAGTAGAACAGATTGCTGCGGAAGTGGGTCAAGAGATTGTGTTGGATCAGGTGTTGGCAGTCGGTAACGGCTCAGACATCAAGATCGGCGCTCCCTTGGTCGCTGGTGCAGTAGTAACGGCCACTGTGGTTTCCCACGGTCGCGGCGACAAGGTTCGCATTTTCAAAATGCGTCGTCGTAAGCACTATCAAAAGCGCCAAGGCCATCGTCAAAACTACACAGAGCTGGCTATCGGCTCTATCAACGCATAA
- the rpmA gene encoding 50S ribosomal protein L27, which produces MAQKKGGGSTRNGRDSNPKMLGVKAFGGELVTAGSIIVRQRGTRFHPGSNVGIGKDHTLFATVDGHVEFAVKGARNNSVVNIKAIA; this is translated from the coding sequence ATGGCACAGAAAAAAGGCGGCGGCTCAACGCGTAACGGACGTGATTCCAATCCAAAAATGCTGGGTGTCAAGGCATTCGGCGGCGAATTGGTAACGGCCGGCTCTATCATCGTGCGTCAGCGCGGTACACGTTTCCACCCCGGTTCCAATGTTGGTATCGGCAAGGACCACACTTTGTTTGCAACCGTTGACGGTCACGTTGAGTTTGCAGTCAAAGGTGCGCGCAACAACAGCGTTGTGAACATCAAGGCAATTGCCTAA